A region of Nerophis ophidion isolate RoL-2023_Sa linkage group LG28, RoL_Noph_v1.0, whole genome shotgun sequence DNA encodes the following proteins:
- the LOC133545434 gene encoding zinc finger protein 180-like isoform X1 has product MCERTIAKYEEELCPTKEEKERQHQLPDVYFKKHHQVVLHRTDLDEEHLPHEQEEEPYSPHIHKEEEVPHFQHIKERGAEQQPPHIKEEDEMPQTHNVKLTLHMKVQVEDPLILHIQKEEEDPLTHHFKEQENTLTPLIKKEEVDPLTLYFKEEEEDQEPPHIKEEEEEHCISQPKWLEEFSVTSVPVKSEDDEVKGESEERGGGEPPSSSSTQHMTTEADGDHCGGSQADKLLAPLSDSEDTTSHSPDTDDEDSKDDKTCHTDNTHFTCSLCDKTFKYHSLLKRHMRIHTGEKPFICSICGKGFVESHNLKVHIRIHTGEKPFICSICGKRFVLSHTLKVHMRRHTGEKTFSCSTCGKGFTQSHDLKVHMRRHTSQKTFFCSICSKGFVQRNHLEVHKRTHTGEKHFSCSICGKGFGESHSLTRHMRTHTGEKSHSCSICNRSFCDRSNLVAHMRRHTGEKVLSCSVCGERFSYKYQCKKHKCAGENSSSK; this is encoded by the exons atgtgcgaaagaacgatagcaaagtatgaggaggaactttgtccaacaaaagaggagaaggagcgacaacatcaactaccgGATGTTTATTTtaagaaacatcatcaagttgtgttacacagaacag acctcgatgaagaacatcttcctcatgagcaggaggaggaaccaTATTCCCCCCACATACAcaaggaagaagaggtaccacatttcCAACACATCAAAGAGAGAGGAGCGGAGcaacagcccccccacattaaagaggaagacgagatgccacagacccataatgttaaactgacccttcacatgaAAGTGCAAgtggaggacccactgatcttacacatacAAAAAGAAGAGGAGGACCCATTGACCcatcactttaaggagcaagagaacacGCTGACCCCTctcattaaaaaggaagaggtggACCCACTGACCctctactttaaagaggaagaggaggaccaagagccaccgcacattaaagaggaagaggaggaacactgcatcagtcagcctaaatggttggaggagttctcAGTGACtagtgtccctgtgaagagtgaagatgatgaggtcaaaggtgaaagtgaggagaggggagggggggagcctccaagcagcagctcaacacaacacatgacaacagaagctgatggagaccactgtggaggatcacaagcagacaagctcttagctccactatcagatagtgaggacacaacgtcacactctcctgacactgatgatgaagactctaaagatgataagacatgtcacactgacaacactcacttcacatgttctctctgtgacaaaacctttaaataccatagtcttttgaaaagacacatgagaatacacaccggagaaaaaccttttatctgttcaatatgtggtaaaggttttgtagaaagtcacaatttgaaagtacacataagaatacacactggtgaaaaaccttttatctgttcaatctgtggtaaacgtTTTGTGCTAAGTCACactttgaaagtgcacatgagaagacacactggtgaaaaaacgttttcctgttcaacctgtggtaaaggttttacacaaagtcacgatttgaaagtccacatgagaagacacactagtcaaaaaacgtttttttgttcaatctgtagtaaaggttttgtacaaagaaACCATTTGGAAGTACAcaaaagaacacacactggtgaaaaacatttttcctgttcaatctgtggtaaaggttttggagAAAGTCACAGTTTgacaagacacatgagaacacacactggtgaaaaatcacattcctgttcaatctgcaacagaagcttttgtgaccgatcaaaccttgtagcacacatgagaagacacacaggagagaaagtgttgagttgcagtgtgtgtggtgaaagattctcttataagtaccagtgtaagaaacacaagtgtgctggtgagaacagcagcagcaaatga
- the LOC133545434 gene encoding oocyte zinc finger protein XlCOF6.1-like isoform X2, translated as MPQTHNVKLTLHMKVQVEDPLILHIQKEEEDPLTHHFKEQENTLTPLIKKEEVDPLTLYFKEEEEDQEPPHIKEEEEEHCISQPKWLEEFSVTSVPVKSEDDEVKGESEERGGGEPPSSSSTQHMTTEADGDHCGGSQADKLLAPLSDSEDTTSHSPDTDDEDSKDDKTCHTDNTHFTCSLCDKTFKYHSLLKRHMRIHTGEKPFICSICGKGFVESHNLKVHIRIHTGEKPFICSICGKRFVLSHTLKVHMRRHTGEKTFSCSTCGKGFTQSHDLKVHMRRHTSQKTFFCSICSKGFVQRNHLEVHKRTHTGEKHFSCSICGKGFGESHSLTRHMRTHTGEKSHSCSICNRSFCDRSNLVAHMRRHTGEKVLSCSVCGERFSYKYQCKKHKCAGENSSSK; from the coding sequence atgccacagacccataatgttaaactgacccttcacatgaAAGTGCAAgtggaggacccactgatcttacacatacAAAAAGAAGAGGAGGACCCATTGACCcatcactttaaggagcaagagaacacGCTGACCCCTctcattaaaaaggaagaggtggACCCACTGACCctctactttaaagaggaagaggaggaccaagagccaccgcacattaaagaggaagaggaggaacactgcatcagtcagcctaaatggttggaggagttctcAGTGACtagtgtccctgtgaagagtgaagatgatgaggtcaaaggtgaaagtgaggagaggggagggggggagcctccaagcagcagctcaacacaacacatgacaacagaagctgatggagaccactgtggaggatcacaagcagacaagctcttagctccactatcagatagtgaggacacaacgtcacactctcctgacactgatgatgaagactctaaagatgataagacatgtcacactgacaacactcacttcacatgttctctctgtgacaaaacctttaaataccatagtcttttgaaaagacacatgagaatacacaccggagaaaaaccttttatctgttcaatatgtggtaaaggttttgtagaaagtcacaatttgaaagtacacataagaatacacactggtgaaaaaccttttatctgttcaatctgtggtaaacgtTTTGTGCTAAGTCACactttgaaagtgcacatgagaagacacactggtgaaaaaacgttttcctgttcaacctgtggtaaaggttttacacaaagtcacgatttgaaagtccacatgagaagacacactagtcaaaaaacgtttttttgttcaatctgtagtaaaggttttgtacaaagaaACCATTTGGAAGTACAcaaaagaacacacactggtgaaaaacatttttcctgttcaatctgtggtaaaggttttggagAAAGTCACAGTTTgacaagacacatgagaacacacactggtgaaaaatcacattcctgttcaatctgcaacagaagcttttgtgaccgatcaaaccttgtagcacacatgagaagacacacaggagagaaagtgttgagttgcagtgtgtgtggtgaaagattctcttataagtaccagtgtaagaaacacaagtgtgctggtgagaacagcagcagcaaatga
- the LOC133545471 gene encoding zinc finger protein 614-like — protein MCERTMAKYEEELCPTKEEKERQHQLLDVYYKKHHQVVLHRTDVCEEQLPHEKQECSFTMVKEDPSKRKTRRHGPSGVSFSSLTQTLPCKKEEEDSLTPHVKEEEEEHRISQPKRLEDLLVTGVPVKSEDDELKSESEEKREAEPPSSSSTQHMTTEADGDHCGGSQADKLLAPLSDSEDTTSHSPDTDDEDSKDDKTCHTDNTHFTCSHCDKTFKYHSNLKRHMRIHTGEKPFICSVCDKGFGQRQNLKSHMRIHTGEKPFICSICGKSFVLRSNLKEHMRIHTREKLFICSICNKCFVQSNNLKVHMRTHTGEKPFFCSTCGKGFTESQNLERHKRTHTGEKSHSCLICNRSFFQRSYLVVHMRRHTGEKVLSCSVCGERFSYKYQCKKHKCAGEDSSSK, from the exons atgtgcgaaagaacgatggcaaagtatgaggaggaactttgtccaacaaaagaggagaaggagcgacaacatcaactactggatgtttattataagaaacatcatcaagttgtgttacacagaacag atgtctgtgaagaaCAACTTCCGCATGAAAAACAGGAGTGTAGCTTCAcgatggtgaaggaggatccatcaaagaggaagaccaggcgccacggaccctctggcgtctccttttcctctttgacacagacccttccctgtaaaaaggaagaggaagactcactgacgccccacgttaaagaggaagaggaggaacaccgtATCAGTCAGCCTAAAAGGTTGGAGGACCTCTTAGTGACTGgagtccctgtgaagagtgaagatgatgagctcaaaagtgaaagtgaagagaagagagaggcagagcctccaagcagcagctcaacacaacacatgacaacagaagctgatggagaccactgtggaggatcacaagcagacaagctcttagctccactatcagatagtgaggacacaacgtcacactctcctgacactgatgatgaagactctaaagatgataagacatgtcacactgacaacactcacttcacatgttctcactgtgacaaaacctttaaataccatagtaatctgaaaagacacatgagaatacacactggagaaaaaccttttatctgctcAGTATGTGACAAAGGTTTTGGACAACGTCAAAATTTGAAgtcacacatgagaatacacaccggagaaaaacctttcatctgttcaatctgtggtaaaagttttgttctAAGAAGCAATTTGAAAGAACACATGCGAATACACACCAGAGAAAAActttttatctgttcaatctgtaataaatgttttgtacaaagtaacaatttgaaagtacacatgagaacacacactggtgaaaaaccttttttctgttcaacctgtggtaaaggttttacagaaagtcagaatttggaaagacacaagagaacacacacaggtgaaaaatcacattcctgtttaatctgcaacagaagcttttttcAACGATCATATCTtgtagtacacatgagaagacacacaggagagaaagtgttgagttgcagtgtgtgtggtgaaagattctcttataagtaccagtgtaagaaacacaagtgtgctggtgaggacagcagcagcaaatga